The Enterobacter asburiae sequence GAGCTGCCCGGGTTGAAGCTGTGTGTAACAGTTAAGCAATTCCTTCTGAAGGTTTTCCCTCGCATCCCGGCCCGGCAGACTGCCTGACAGATAGTTATTGTGCTGCTTTATATCAACAGTCAGAAAGCACGTTTCATGACGTTATTTTTATTCTCTTAAACGTTCAGGATATTTAGATGTTCGCAGGTTTATGTAAATTACATTAAAGGCGTAACACTTTTTCTGCCATCTTTATCGCAGCGCTGTCAACGTAGCAGGAGATGTTTGACACATTCCAGCCAGAGATAACTCCAACAATAACAATCAATTAAATCAGAAAGCCAGTTTGAGATATACAAAGCTTGTGCATCTTTCTTCTGCTTTCCTTAAAGACATCTTAACCCAAATCCACTTTATTTATAAGTCTTATTGCAATATTCAGGATTAAGGAGGTTTGTTAAGCTTCTCAACTAATTTTATTAAAATTAACTAAAGTTGCATTTTGTTCGCTAATAATAAATAAATTTTAATTTTGATTAAAGCCATTCATTAATAACACTTAACATTAATTTCACATGATTAACTTTTAGCCGCTTCAGGCTATTACTGCAAGATTTTTCCAACACTCAGGTTTTACGAAAAGTCACTTAGCGTGACTTCTGTCTCTTTCCTGCGCGCCATTTATTTTACATCAGAACAATATACATAATTCTTAGAATAATACAGCATAATTAACCTTAACCAGCGACCAGATCAATACGTTAAGTCCGCAAAATCGTCAACGACCAGCCAAAAAGATTCATCAGAAATTCGCATCGTGCACAAAATCTTCTCCTGTACACCCTTCAAAACGGAGCGAGGGGGGAGTACATTATTCCGTGCTGACTTCCACGGCAGGGAGTGGCAATAATAGCGAAAAGGTTAAAGGTTCATGTCCCCTATCGAAAAATCCAGCAAGCTAGATAACGTCTGTTATGACATCCGTGGCCCGGTTCTGAAAGAGGCAAAACGCCTTGAAGAAGAAGGCAATAAGGTTCTGAAGCTCAACATTGGTAACCCCGCGCCATTTGGTTTTGACGCGCCGGATGAGATTCTGGTTGATGTGATCCGCAACCTGCCTACGGCACAAGGCTATTGCGATTCAAAGGGACTTTACTCGGCACGTAAAGCCATTATGCAGCACTACCAGGCGCGCGGTATGCGTGACGTTACCGTCGAAGATATTTACATTGGCAACGGCGTCTCCGAACTGATCGTTCAGGCCATGCAGGCGCTGCTGAACAGCGGCGACGAAATGCTGGTTCCCGCGCCGGACTATCCGCTATGGACGGCTGCCGTATCACTCTCCAGCGGTAAAGCGGTACATTATCTTTGCGACGAATCTTCTGACTGGTTCCCGGATCTGGATGACATTCGCGCGAAAATCACGCCTCGCACGCGTGGGATTGTGATCATCAACCCGAACAACCCTACGGGCGCGGTCTATTCAAAAGAGCTGCTGATGGAGATCGTGGAGATCGCCCGCCAGCACAACCTGATCATCTTCGCTGACGAAATCTACGACAAGATCCTCTATGACGCGGCACAACACCACTCTATCGCCGCGCTGGCCCCGGACCTGCTGACCGTCACCTTCAACGGCCTGTCTAAAACCTACCGCGTGGCCGGTTTCCGTCAGGGCTGGATGGTGCTGAACGGCCCGAAAAAACACGCTAAAGGCTATATTGAAGGGCTTGAGATGCTGGCGTCGATGCGTCTTTGCGCTAACGTGCCTGCGCAGCACGCGATCCAGACGGCGCTGGGCGGATACCAGAGCATCAGCGAGTTCATCGTCCCTGGCGGTCGCCTGTACGAACAGCGCAACCGCGCATGGGAACTGATCAACGATATTCCGGGCGTCTCCTGCGTGAAGCCGAACGGGGCGCTGTATATGTTCCCTAAAATCGACGCGAAGCGCTTCAATATTCATGACGATCAGAAAATGGTGCTCGATTTCCTGCTGCAGGAAAAAGTGCTGCTGGTACAGGGGACGGCGTTTAACTGGCCGTGGCCGGACCACGTGCGTATCGTAACCTTGCCGCGCGAAGACGATCTCGAAATGGCCATCAGCCGCTTCGGGCGATTCCTCTCCGGGTACCATCAGTAATCTTAAAATCAGGCTACTTCGGTAGCCTGATTTGCATCTTCCCTCCCCTCCCCGCACAATGAAGTCCTGTCGCAGTGAAGACAAAAGGTAACCTATGAGTCAGAGCCATTTCTTTGCCCACCTCTCCCGCCTGAAACTGATCAACCGCTGGCCTCTAATGCGCAACGTACGTACAGAGAACGTGTCTGAGCATAGCCTGCAGGTTGCTATGGTCGCTCATGCGCTGGCTGCCATTAAGAACCGCAAATTTAACGGGCAGGTGAATGCCGAGCGCATCGCTCTGCTGGCGATGTACCACGATGCATCAGAAGTGCTGACCGGCGACCTGCCTACGCCAGTGAAATATTTCAACTCGCAGATTGCACAGGAATATAAGGCTATCGAGAAGATTGCTCAGCACAAGCTTATCGAGATGGTGCCCGAAGAGCTGCGCGATATCTTTGAACCGCTCATCGACGAGCATCAGTATACGGAAGAGGAAAAATCTCTGGTCAAGCAGGCCGACGCGCTGTGCGCCTATCTGAAGTGTCTGGAAGAGCTGTCTGCGGGCAATAATGAGTTTTTACTGGCGAAAACGCGTCTGGAAAAAACGCTGGAATCCCGCCGCAGCGAAGAGATGGACTATTTCATGCAGGTATTTGTGCCAAGCTTCCATCTGTCGCTGGACGAGATTAGCCAGGATTCACCGCTTTAACTATTTGCCCAGCGGCGCTGTGCTTGCAGGGCCTACGCGTCATGTAGGCCAGGTAAGGCGCAGCCGCCACCCGGCGATGTTCTCAGAACGGGAATAAAACCGGAATTAACACCACGCACACCACCATCACCAGTACGGTGAACGGCACGCCCAGCTTCACGAAATCGCTGAACTTATAATTCCCCGGCCCCAGCACCAGCGTGTTAACCGGCGAAGAAACCGGCGTCATAAACGCCGCGGACGCCGCCATCGCGACCATCATCGCAAACGGATACGGCGACACGCCCATGGATTTCGCCATCGCCAGCGCAATGGGCGCCATCAGCACCGCCGTCGCGGTGTTGGAGATAAACAACCCTATCGTGGCACACATGACAAACAGACAAACCATCATCATGTACGGACCATACCCGCCGCCCACGTCCATCAAGCCTTTTACGATCAGATCCACCCCGCCGGTTTTTTGCAGTGCGAGGGCAAAAGGCATCATCCCGACGATAAGAATAATGCTCGGCCAGTGAATGGCTTTATACGCGCTTTCGGCGTCAATACAGCGGAATTTCCCCATCAGCAGGCAGGCGATAATGGCCGCGACCGGATTAGGGATTTCATCGGTCAGCATCAGCGCCACCATCAGCACCAGACAGAAAATCGCATGCGGTGCCTGGCTGTGCGCCGGTGACGCATCGCTCTCTTCGACCGGCATGTTGAGCACCACAAAATCACGTCCTTTTTGTCCGAGCTGGCTTATCAGCTTCCAGTTACCGACGACGAGAAAGATATCGCCCAGCAGGATCGGCTCATCGACGACGGCCCCCTCCATCGCCACGCCATCGCGCTTCAGCCCCACGACGTTCAGGCCATAGCGGGTACGGAACCCCATTTCACGCACGGTTTTACCCAACAGTTCCGATTCCGGTATCAGCGACACTTCGGCCATGCCCACATCCAGCGCCTGATCGGAAAAATACTCGCCGCGCAGCACCATCGGCTCCAGCAGCTGTTCGCTGCAAAACTCACGCAGATCCACCTCCGCGGTAGACATATCGATCAGCAGAACGTCTCGCGCCCGAAATTCCGACACCCCGTTAACGTTGACGATCACCCGGCGAAAACGGCGCCAGCGCTCTACGCCAATCACGTTCGCGCCATAACGCTCGCGCAGCTTAAGGTCGTCGAGCCGCTGGCCAACCATCGGCGAGCCGGGGCGAATGGCCAGACGGCGCGCCCGCCCGGAGAGACGGTACTCCCTGATCAGATCGCGGAAGGTACGTCGCTTCCACCCCTCTTTGTTCTTATCCTGTTTGTCGCCTTTCAGGGCAAAACGGGTCAGCAGCATGTAGATCACGCCCATCGCCAGAATCACCAGCCCAAGCGGGGTGACGCTGAAAAAGCTGAAGCCCTGAAATCCTTCCCGAAGCAGCTCGCTGTTGACGACCAGGTTCGGCGGCGTCGCCACCAGCGTCATCATACCGCTGATCAAACCGGCAAAGCTCAGGGGCATCATCAGGCGCGACGGCGAGCTCTGCATCCGCATGGAGACGCTCAGCACCACCGGGATAAAAATGGCGACCACGCCCGTTGAGCTCATAAATGCCCCCAGCCCGGCGACCGTCAGCATCAGATAGATCAGCATTTTGGTTTCACTACTGCCGGCCACCTTGACCAGCCACGCGCCCATGATGGTCGCCACACCGGTGCGCACAAGGCCGTCGCCGATGATAAACAGGGCGGCAATCAGGATAACGTTGGGGTCGCTGAACCCGGTGAAGGCTTCCGGTAGCGTGAGCGTGCCGCTCAGCACAAACGCGACAATGACAAACAGGGCAACGGCATCCATGCGCACCTTGCCTGTGGCGAAGAGAATAATGGCGATTAAAAGCAGGCTCAGAACCCAGATCAGTTCACCGTTCACAACCTATCCTTGTCAGTGGAAGATGAGAAATTCTGCCATAAAAAAGCCCCAGCAGCGTGGGGCTATATCATGGGATTACATTTTTAGCGAGACGGTTACAACTCCATCGGGTGCTTTTGACACCGCCAGCGCCGTCAGGGAATTAATCACAAAGTCAGCCTCGTCCAGGCGTGGGGACCCCGCCGGAACGTTTACGGCAATGACGTGGCTACCGGCGTTCAGCCCGGCCAGCACGCCAGCGGCCGCATCTTCCACCACCACGCACTCTGCAGGCGCGAAGCCCAGCATTTCTGCACCAAGCAGAAACGCATCCGGCTCCGGCTTGCCGCGTTTGACGCGCTCTGCCGTAATGAACACCTCTGGCTTCGGTAAGCCGGCCGCCTTATGGCGGGCATGAGCGACCGGAACAGAGCCGGAGGTAACAATCGCCCACGGGATCTGCGCTTCATTCAGATGCTCAAGCAGTTCGCGCGCCCCGGGCAACGCGGTAATGCCCTCGGTATCGGTGGCCTCAATCTGCTCCAGGTATTTGAACTCCGCCTGGATCTCCTCCTCAGAACGCCCCGCTAAGAAGTGCCGCAATGAGGTAATGGCCTGTTTGCCATGGATAAAATTCAGCACGTCCTGATGATCGATGCCGTGCCGGTCGGCCCAGTGGCACCACGAGCGCTCCACAACCGGCAGCGAATCCACCAGCGTACCGTCCAAATCAAACAGAAAACCTTTACACTGCACACGCACCTCCGTCAGGCATTAATAATTTGTTGAATTTCGTTGCTGCTTAAATGGTACTGGCGCGGGCAGGCGTGCCACGCGCTCAGCATACGCTGGTATTTATCCCACATAGGGGTCTGGGCGTTGAAACCGTGCGTACCCGCATCAAAGTGGGTGTAACGCCCTTCGGTGTTCACCATAAAGCGCACGTAGCTCAGATAGCGCGCTTCCGTCGCTGCATCAAAGCCTAAGAAGGTGA is a genomic window containing:
- the yfbR gene encoding 5'-deoxynucleotidase is translated as MSQSHFFAHLSRLKLINRWPLMRNVRTENVSEHSLQVAMVAHALAAIKNRKFNGQVNAERIALLAMYHDASEVLTGDLPTPVKYFNSQIAQEYKAIEKIAQHKLIEMVPEELRDIFEPLIDEHQYTEEEKSLVKQADALCAYLKCLEELSAGNNEFLLAKTRLEKTLESRRSEEMDYFMQVFVPSFHLSLDEISQDSPL
- the alaA gene encoding alanine transaminase AlaA; amino-acid sequence: MSPIEKSSKLDNVCYDIRGPVLKEAKRLEEEGNKVLKLNIGNPAPFGFDAPDEILVDVIRNLPTAQGYCDSKGLYSARKAIMQHYQARGMRDVTVEDIYIGNGVSELIVQAMQALLNSGDEMLVPAPDYPLWTAAVSLSSGKAVHYLCDESSDWFPDLDDIRAKITPRTRGIVIINPNNPTGAVYSKELLMEIVEIARQHNLIIFADEIYDKILYDAAQHHSIAALAPDLLTVTFNGLSKTYRVAGFRQGWMVLNGPKKHAKGYIEGLEMLASMRLCANVPAQHAIQTALGGYQSISEFIVPGGRLYEQRNRAWELINDIPGVSCVKPNGALYMFPKIDAKRFNIHDDQKMVLDFLLQEKVLLVQGTAFNWPWPDHVRIVTLPREDDLEMAISRFGRFLSGYHQ
- a CDS encoding sugar phosphatase produces the protein MQCKGFLFDLDGTLVDSLPVVERSWCHWADRHGIDHQDVLNFIHGKQAITSLRHFLAGRSEEEIQAEFKYLEQIEATDTEGITALPGARELLEHLNEAQIPWAIVTSGSVPVAHARHKAAGLPKPEVFITAERVKRGKPEPDAFLLGAEMLGFAPAECVVVEDAAAGVLAGLNAGSHVIAVNVPAGSPRLDEADFVINSLTALAVSKAPDGVVTVSLKM
- a CDS encoding SLC13 family permease; this translates as MNGELIWVLSLLLIAIILFATGKVRMDAVALFVIVAFVLSGTLTLPEAFTGFSDPNVILIAALFIIGDGLVRTGVATIMGAWLVKVAGSSETKMLIYLMLTVAGLGAFMSSTGVVAIFIPVVLSVSMRMQSSPSRLMMPLSFAGLISGMMTLVATPPNLVVNSELLREGFQGFSFFSVTPLGLVILAMGVIYMLLTRFALKGDKQDKNKEGWKRRTFRDLIREYRLSGRARRLAIRPGSPMVGQRLDDLKLRERYGANVIGVERWRRFRRVIVNVNGVSEFRARDVLLIDMSTAEVDLREFCSEQLLEPMVLRGEYFSDQALDVGMAEVSLIPESELLGKTVREMGFRTRYGLNVVGLKRDGVAMEGAVVDEPILLGDIFLVVGNWKLISQLGQKGRDFVVLNMPVEESDASPAHSQAPHAIFCLVLMVALMLTDEIPNPVAAIIACLLMGKFRCIDAESAYKAIHWPSIILIVGMMPFALALQKTGGVDLIVKGLMDVGGGYGPYMMMVCLFVMCATIGLFISNTATAVLMAPIALAMAKSMGVSPYPFAMMVAMAASAAFMTPVSSPVNTLVLGPGNYKFSDFVKLGVPFTVLVMVVCVVLIPVLFPF